The following proteins come from a genomic window of Salvia hispanica cultivar TCC Black 2014 chromosome 4, UniMelb_Shisp_WGS_1.0, whole genome shotgun sequence:
- the LOC125219733 gene encoding transcription factor bHLH25-like, with amino-acid sequence MEISTFRNIADFGIMDDSLFFQQWPIMDDFNSISCAFSEGFHHSYIPNPPLPDLKRAAEAGPGGETRPSKQLKQERMSNSPPPLTSFAHSPIVGVVRPKEETWFPRTIDQTSNNVIKPCHGIKRINPSNTKLAQAQDHILAERKRREKLSQRFIALSALVPGLKKMDKASVLGDAIKYMKQLQEKVKALEEKAKKTTVESVVFVKKYEVSGGDGTGDRDSSNEAAVCEPLPEIEARFCDKDVLISIHCEKRKGVLEKIVAEIEKLHLSVVNSSAMTFGDSSLSITIIAQKDGRSSVNMKELVKSLRSAIV; translated from the exons ATGGAGATTTCCACCTTCAGAAACATAGCTGATTTC GGAATTATGGATGATTCTCTCTTTTTCCAGCAATGGCCAATAATGGATGATTTCAACTCAATTTCTTGTGCTTTTTCGGAAGGGTTTCATCACTCCTACATCCCGAATCCGCCTCTGCCGGACCTCAAGAGGGCGGCAGAGGCGGGCCCAGGCGGGGAGACGCGGCCGTCGAAGCAGCTGAAGCAAGAGAGGATGTCAAATTCACCGCCTCCATTGACAAGCTTTGCACATAGCCCTATTGTGGGAGTTGTGAGGCCTAAAGAGGAGACATGGTTCCCTCGAACCATTGACCAAACCTCGAATAATGTGATCAAGCCATGCCACGGGATCAAGAGGATCAATCCGTCCAACACCAAGCTTGCTCAAGCACAAGATCACATCTTGGCTGAGAGAAAGAGGAGGGAGAAGCTTAGCCAACGGTTCATCGCCTTGTCGGCCCTAGTCCCCGGCCTCAAAAAG ATGGATAAGGCCTCGGTTCTTGGAGATGCAATCAAGTACATGAAGCAGCTCCAGGAAAAGGTGAAGGCGCTAGAGGAGAAGGCGAAGAAGACGACCGTGGAATCCGTGGTGTTCGTCAAGAAATACGAGGTGAGCGGTGGAGATGGCACCGGTGATCGGGATTCCTCCAACGAGGCAGCCGTCTGCGAGCCGCTCCCGGAAATCGAGGCGAGATTCTGCGACAAGGATGTGCTGATTAGCATCCACTGCGAGAAGAGGAAAGGGGTTTTGGAGAAAATCGTTGCAGAGATTGAGAAGCTCCATTTGTCAGTTGTCAACAGCAGCGCCATGACTTTCGGAGATTCTTCCCTCAGCATAACAATAATTGCACAG AAGGATGGCAGGTCCAGTGTGAACATGAAGGAACTGGTGAAGAGTCTACGCAGTGCTATCGTATGA
- the LOC125220622 gene encoding uncharacterized protein LOC125220622, translated as MDGKDIQSDLHALKSLYGLLQKDEGEASDPGSDSLDSHSRVILKNLLDLATKRVLKTHSEVIAGQAETSGALSPVRLQQLDETSSEERPTSRSRLSLAAEGDQSFNGRNTPDWSQAGATEHSIRRVPSIGQKRCRVCQRNTVKQLGSTGETHFHELTQNSNTYADHQHRQDNVENREKEVGWLSIRVSDDSKYEKRRQRPSDLNVVGDADSSNRMETDISKMSHSNMQTISKADVPDCLSQEASKAIKQIESCMSALHMGADHLDLYEKTSSSSQLQTRVRETESTVTKYDAVPSIGTSLGQRDMDDFVYPMHQLSRMSAEEGNQPHFSSIQRYKTAQPTKAVLKQSKNKIIQNEPVPYTEVLDLSEESTDRFRFPTEKVNKIYVQNLNAFVETIEPGNLIVSSNGYVPGGVTLIPNQTSYVTPCWPATSSASNIESICQSRTVVEDKESKPFVSFANPKNHPPVTNKKVTRLLPSSGFHGNQSDAREKAGVGKNRHYTAGGRTSLQNKESVDTATDSYSSSSSQQTSSRDSNSEDYSVTDGSREPQYVTSSKSSESWDSPLSHGSASEEDVYSSSSREGASESTASSSSRNEEYSSSEQPIRSNATAKRSTTKKSGPSKVGKAGATLKKQTGILKRLKDKLALVFHHHHHHHHHHHHHHNRGGHTKDDTNMSRSSSLDKHKGKAASPKRHDDAHGGAKAVEKIGKSKTGEKRQKSNFGGLMGGLVRHVRHSKKPKREKGTSEFGQKRTVKKSHWWKVLQHHQQSKLHHKAHLKLGLGKKKARLKALPTIE; from the exons ATGGATGGGAAGGACATCCAATCAGATCTCCATGCCCTTAAAAGTCTCTACGGCCTTCTCCAAAAAGATGAAGGCGAAGCATCAGACCCTGGCTCTGATTCG CTAGATTCGCATTCGCGGGTTATCTTAAAGAATCTTTTGGATTTGGCGACTAAGAGAGTCCTCAAGACACATTCAGAA GTCATTGCAGGTCAAGCCGAAACATCAGGGGCACTTTCACCTGTTCGGCTTCAGCAACTAGATGAGACATCCTCTGAGGAACGACCTACTTCACGTTCAAGATTGTCATTAGCCGCAGAAGGTGATCAAAGTTTTAATGGCAGAAATACTCCTGACTGGAGTCAAGCAGGTGCTACGGAACACTCAATTCGTAGAGTGCCTTCAATTGGGCAGAAACGTTGCAGGGTTTGTCAAAGGAACACTGTCAAACAACTTGGATCCACAGGGGAGACTCATTTTCATGAACTGACTCAGAACTCAAACACATACGCTGATCATCAGCATCGGCAGGATAATGTTGAGAACCGTGAGAAAGAAGTTGGATGGTTATCAATTCGCGTGTCGGATGACTCAAAATATGAGAAGCGGAGGCAGAGGCCGTCCGATTTGAACGTAGTTGGAGATGCAGATTCATCTAATAGAATGGAAACTGACATCTCAAAAATGAGCCATTCTAATATGCAAACCATAAGTAAAGCTGATGTACCTGACTGCTTATCTCAAGAAGCCTCCAAAGCAATCAAACAGATTGAATCATGTATGTCCGCATTGCATATGGGAGCAGATCACTTGGACTTGTATGAGAAgacgtcttcttcttctcaacTGCAGACTCGCGTTCGAGAAACAGAGTCAACTGTGACAAAATATGATGCAGTTCCAAGCATTGGAACGAGTTTAG GCCAAAGGGATATGGACGATTTCGTTTATCCAATGCATCAACTGTCTAGAATGTCAGCAGAAGAGGGAAACCAGCCACATTTCTCCTCGATTCAAAGGTACAAGACGGCTCAGCCTACTAAGGCTGTGTTGAAGCaatcaaaaaacaaaatcatccaGAATGAACCAGTTCCGTACACTGAAGTCTTAGACCTATCAGAAGAGTCGACCGACAGATTCAGGTTTCCGACAGAGAAAGTAAATAAGATTTATGTTCAGAATCTGAATGCCTTTGTGGAGACAATCGAGCCAGGGAACTTGATAGTGAGTTCCAATGGTTATGTTCCTGGTGGTGTTACACTAATTCCGAATCAGACATCCTATGTTACCCCTTGTTGGCCAGCCACTTCTTCTGCTTCTAACATTGAGAGTATTTGTCAAAGCCGAACTGTCGTGGAGGACAAAGAAAGCAAGCCATTTGTCAGCTTCGCGAATCCAAAAAACCATCCACCTGTCACAAATAAGAAAGTGACTCGCCTTTTACCGAGCTCAGGCTTCCATGGAAATCAGTCGGATGCACGGGAAAAGGCTGGTGTTGGAAAGAACAGGCACTACACAGCTGGAGGAAGGACTTCTTTGCAGAATAAAGAATCAGTCGATACAGCTACTGACTCGTACTCCAGCTCGAGCAGTCAGCAAACAAGCAGTCGTGATAGCAATAGTGAAGATTATTCGGTGACAGATGGAAGTAGAGAGCCTCAGTATGTTACTTCGAGTAAAAGCAGTGAAAGTTGGGATTCCCCTCTGTCACATGGAAGTGCCAGTGAGGAAGATGTTTACTCCTCATCTAGCAGAGAGGGAGCTAGTGAATCGACTGCCAGTAGCAGCAGTAGAAACGAGGAGTACTCATCGTCTGAACAGCCAATCCGAAGCAATGCAACGGCCAAGCGCTCTACAACAAAGAAATCAGGCCCAAGCAAGGTCGGGAAGGCTGGCGCGACCCTTAAAAAGCAAACTGGGATACTGAAGAGGCTGAAAGATAAGCTGGCGCTAGTcttccaccaccaccaccaccatcatcatcaccaccaccaccaccataaTCGCGGTGGTCATACTAAAGATGACACAAATATGAGCCGTAGCTCCTCCTTAGACAAGCACAAAGGGAAAGCCGCAAGCCCTAAAAGACATGATGACGCGCATGGAGGAGCAAAGGCTGTTGAAAAGATTGGAAAATCCAAGACTGGTGAGAAAAGGCAGAAGAGTAATTTCGGTGGGCTGATGGGAGGTCTGGTGAGGCACGTACGACACTCAAAGAAGCCGAAACGAGAGAAAGGTACGAGTGAGTTTGGGCAGAAGAGGACAGTGAAGAAGTCTCACTGGTGGAAAGTGCTGCAACACCATCAACAATCCAAGTTGCACCACAAAGCTCATTTGAAGCTTGGACTAGGTAAGAAAAAAGCTCGCTTAAAAGCTCTCCCTACAATTGAATGA